The proteins below come from a single Streptomyces sp. B3I8 genomic window:
- the pgi gene encoding glucose-6-phosphate isomerase, whose translation MSGPASAPFGHHPWLTRRPEWTALEDHRAQGIPRPRLRELFETDPERARRYRVRAGDLLIDYSKHLITDETLALLQELATATDVFGLRDAMFRGERVNTTENRAVLHTALRAPRDAVIEVDGENVVPKVHEVLDRMADFAGRVRSGEWTGHTGRRIRTVVNIGIGGSDLGPAMAYEALRAFTDRDLTVRFVSNVDGADLHEALRDLDPAETLFIVASKTFTTIETITNATSARSWLLAGLGAQGRTGEQGRTGDEAEDKAVAKHFVALSTNAEKVADFGIDTANMFEFWDWVGGRYSYDSAIGLSLMIAIGPDRFREMLDGFHVIDEHFRTAPPESNAPLLMGLLGIWYGNFHDAQSHAVLPYSHYLSRFTAYLQQLDMESNGKSVDRDGRPVEWQTGPVVWGTPGTNGQHAYYQLIHQGTKLIPADFIGFAEPVAELGEDLKAQHDLLMANFFAQTQALAFGKTAEEVRAEGVPEEQVAPRTFRGNHPTTTILAPELTPSVLGQLVALYEHKVFVQGAVWNIDSFDQWGVELGKVLAKRVEPALSEGADVPGLDPSTAALVADYRELKLREVK comes from the coding sequence GTGTCCGGGCCCGCCTCCGCCCCCTTTGGCCATCACCCCTGGCTCACCCGCCGCCCCGAGTGGACGGCGCTGGAGGACCACCGTGCGCAGGGGATACCGCGTCCCCGGCTGCGCGAGCTGTTCGAGACGGACCCGGAACGGGCCCGGCGCTACCGGGTCCGGGCCGGCGATCTGCTGATCGACTACTCCAAGCATCTGATCACCGACGAGACGCTGGCCCTGCTCCAGGAACTGGCCACCGCCACCGACGTGTTCGGGCTGCGGGACGCGATGTTCCGCGGCGAGCGCGTCAACACCACCGAGAACCGGGCCGTCCTGCACACCGCGCTGCGCGCCCCGCGTGACGCGGTGATCGAGGTCGACGGCGAGAACGTCGTGCCCAAGGTGCACGAAGTCCTCGACAGGATGGCCGACTTCGCCGGGCGGGTCCGCTCCGGCGAGTGGACCGGACACACCGGCCGCCGCATCCGCACCGTCGTCAACATCGGCATCGGCGGCTCCGACCTGGGCCCCGCGATGGCCTACGAGGCGCTGCGCGCCTTCACCGACCGCGACCTCACGGTCCGCTTCGTGTCGAACGTGGACGGCGCGGACCTGCACGAGGCCCTGCGGGACCTGGACCCGGCGGAGACCCTGTTCATCGTCGCGTCCAAGACGTTCACGACGATCGAGACGATCACCAACGCCACGTCGGCGCGCTCCTGGCTCCTCGCCGGGCTCGGCGCGCAGGGCAGGACGGGCGAGCAGGGCAGGACAGGGGACGAGGCGGAGGACAAGGCGGTCGCGAAGCACTTCGTGGCGCTGTCGACGAACGCGGAGAAGGTCGCCGACTTCGGCATCGACACGGCCAACATGTTCGAGTTCTGGGACTGGGTCGGCGGCCGCTACTCCTACGACTCGGCGATCGGCCTGTCGCTCATGATCGCGATCGGCCCCGACCGGTTCCGCGAGATGCTCGACGGCTTCCACGTGATCGACGAGCACTTCCGCACCGCACCCCCCGAGTCCAACGCCCCGCTCCTGATGGGCCTGCTGGGCATCTGGTACGGCAACTTCCACGACGCTCAGTCGCACGCCGTGCTGCCGTACTCGCACTACCTGTCGAGGTTCACGGCCTACCTCCAGCAGCTCGACATGGAGTCCAACGGCAAGTCCGTCGACCGCGACGGGCGGCCGGTGGAGTGGCAGACCGGACCCGTGGTGTGGGGCACGCCCGGCACCAACGGGCAGCACGCCTACTACCAGTTGATCCACCAGGGCACCAAGCTCATCCCGGCGGACTTCATCGGCTTCGCCGAGCCGGTGGCGGAGCTGGGCGAGGACCTGAAGGCCCAGCACGACCTGCTGATGGCGAACTTCTTCGCCCAGACGCAGGCGCTGGCGTTCGGCAAGACGGCGGAGGAGGTGCGCGCCGAGGGCGTGCCGGAGGAGCAGGTGGCGCCCCGCACGTTCCGCGGCAACCACCCCACCACCACGATCCTCGCCCCGGAGCTGACCCCCTCCGTCCTCGGTCAGCTCGTCGCGCTCTACGAGCACAAGGTGTTCGTGCAGGGCGCGGTGTGGAACATCGACTCCTTCGACCAGTGGGGAGTCGAGCTGGGCAAGGTCCTCGCCAAGCGGGTCGAGCCCGCGCTCAGCGAGGGCGCCGACGTCCCCGGCCTCGACCCGTCCACGGCCGCGCTGGTGGCCGACTACCGCGAACTCAAGCTAAGGGAAGTGAAGTGA
- the opcA gene encoding glucose-6-phosphate dehydrogenase assembly protein OpcA has translation MKIDLTDTTASKINKALVRGRRAIGTPAVGMVLTMVIVTDEENAYDALKAAEEASHEHPSRTLVVIKRHARTLRDRTHSRLDAEVRVGSEAGTGETVILRLYGEVNGHADSVVLPLLLPDAPVVVWWPVDAPENPVKDPLGALAQRRITDLYAVDSPMDVLHTRAASYAPGDTDLAWTRLTLWRSMLAAALDQARTPVTSAAVEAEADNPSAELLARWLEARLKVDVDRVVSGGPVVTTVRLGTDKGEIVLDRPDGPLATLTLPGQPPRSLALKVRPLSELIAEELRRLDADEMYEVALRSKDASAEEAVAGV, from the coding sequence ATGAAGATCGACCTGACCGACACCACGGCAAGCAAGATCAACAAGGCGTTGGTACGGGGGCGCCGTGCCATCGGCACCCCTGCTGTGGGCATGGTCCTGACGATGGTGATCGTCACGGACGAGGAGAACGCCTACGACGCGCTGAAGGCGGCAGAGGAGGCCTCGCACGAGCACCCCTCGCGCACCCTGGTCGTCATCAAGCGGCACGCCCGCACCCTGCGCGACCGCACCCATTCCCGGCTCGACGCCGAGGTGCGGGTCGGCTCCGAGGCGGGCACCGGCGAGACCGTGATCCTGCGGCTGTACGGCGAGGTCAACGGGCACGCCGACTCGGTGGTGCTGCCGCTGCTGCTGCCGGACGCGCCCGTCGTCGTCTGGTGGCCGGTGGACGCGCCGGAGAACCCGGTGAAGGACCCGCTGGGCGCGCTCGCGCAGCGCCGGATCACCGATCTGTACGCCGTCGACTCCCCGATGGACGTGCTGCACACCCGGGCCGCCTCCTACGCGCCCGGCGACACCGACCTGGCCTGGACCCGGCTCACCCTGTGGCGTTCCATGCTGGCCGCTGCCCTGGACCAGGCCCGTACGCCGGTGACCTCGGCCGCGGTGGAGGCCGAGGCGGACAACCCCAGCGCCGAGCTGCTGGCGCGCTGGCTGGAGGCCCGGCTGAAGGTGGACGTGGACCGGGTGGTGAGCGGCGGCCCGGTGGTGACGACCGTGCGGCTGGGCACGGACAAGGGCGAGATCGTCCTCGACCGCCCGGACGGCCCGCTGGCCACACTCACCCTGCCCGGACAGCCGCCTCGCTCCCTGGCGCTGAAGGTGCGCCCGCTGTCCGAGCTGATCGCCGAGGAGCTGCGCCGGCTGGACGCGGACGAGATGTACGAGGTGGCCCTGCGCAGCAAGGACGCCTCCGCCGAGGAGGCCGTGGCCGGTGTCTGA